The Glycine soja cultivar W05 chromosome 3, ASM419377v2, whole genome shotgun sequence genome window below encodes:
- the LOC114405382 gene encoding putative expansin-B2, with product MMQVLLYMSFVVVIFSLLLNPCHCLNLKLFNGSKIQNEEQWQVAGATMFGPPEGAGSDGGACGYIDSVEKPPLSKMVSAGGPSLYLGGRGCGACYQVKCTENAFCSGNPVSVMITDECPGCTSPSVHFDLSGTAFGSMATPGQADNLRNAGVLNILYRRVACSFGNSMAFTIDNGANPYYFATEIEYENGGSDLVAIELKQANSDTWLPMQRSWGARWALNLGLQLQAPLSIKLTEQGKGYYKTIVADSVIPHGWQPGQVYRSVVNF from the exons ATGATGCAAGTTCTTCTTTACATGTCTTTCGTTGTAGTAATATTTTCTCTGTTACTAAACCCTTGCCATTGTCTCAATCTCAAATTATTTAATGGttccaaaattcaaaatgaagaacaATGGCAAGTAGCAGGAGCTACAATGTTTGGACCACCAGAGGGTGCTGGGTCGGATG GGGGTGCTTGTGGATACATTGACAGTGTGGAAAAACCTCCACTCTCTAAAATGGTATCAGCTGGGGGTCCTTCTCTTTACCTTGGTGGCAGAGGATGCGGGGCATGCTATCAG GTAAAATGCACAGAAAATGCCTTTTGTTCAGGAAACCCTGTGAGCGTGATGATAACTGATGAATGTCCCGGTTGTACCTCACCATCAGTTCATTTTGATCTCAGTGGCACTGCCTTTGGTTCCATGGCAACTCCAGGCCAAGCAGATAATCTTCGCAATGCTGGAGTGCTTAATATTCTCTACAGAAG GGTTGCATGCTCCTTTGGGAACTCTATGGCCTTCACTATCGATAATGGGGCCAACCCATATTATTTTGCTACCGAAATAGAATACGAAAATGGGGGTAGTGACCTTGTGGCCATAGAGTTGAAGCAAGCTAATTCTGACACGTGGCTTCCCATGCAGCGTTCATGGGGTGCAAGGTGGGCTTTGAATTTAGGTTTACAATTACAAGCACCATTATCTATTAAGCTCACAGAACAAGGCAAGGGCTATTACAAGACAATTGTGGCTGATAGTGTAATTCCACATGGCTGGCAACCTGGCCAAGTTTATCGATctgttgttaatttttaa